CCGCAATGGGTGACGTCGCCATGACGGTCCCGGTATTAATTGCCCTTACCCAGAAATATCCTGAACTTAAAATAACGGTACTCACCAAATCCTTTTATGAACCCATATTGGACCAAATCTCAAACGTATTAGTTTACGGGGCGGATGTAAAAGGTAGACATAAAGGTTTGCTAGGACTTTGGACATTATATAAAGAATTAATGAGGCTGGATATCACGAGTGTTGCGGATTTGCACAATGTGCTACGAAGTTCCATACTCAAAACGTTTTTCTGGCTTGGAGGTGTCCCAGTAATACAAATCGATAAGGGCCGTGCGGAAAAAAAGGCATTGACCTCTGAAACAAATAAAATATTCAAACCGCTAAAGACTACGCATGAAAGATATACCGAGGTCTTTCAACAATTAGGTTATCCAGTTACGTTGGATAGCGGTTGTGTTAAGTCAAAACAACCTTTATCTGAAGATGTAAAAGAGCGCTTAGTTTTTGATGGAAAACAGTGCATAGGAGTGGCCCCATTTGCTGCCTTTTCGGGAAAAACATATCCTTTACATCTTATGGAGACGGTACTTCATAAACTGAATGGTATAAAAACCTATAGGATATTCTTATTCGGTGGCGGTGCAGTTGAGAAACAGCAACTGGAACTATGGGAAAATCAATTCGTCAATTGTACTAGTGTAATCGGTAAGATTTCTTTTTCTGAGGAATTAAAACTAATCTCTAATTTAGATTTGATGCTCGCCATGGATAGTGGTAATGCGCATCTTGCTGCTGTGTATGGTGTTCCTACCATAACCTTATGGGGAGTTACGCATCCCCACGCCGGGTTTTGTCCGTACGGGCAAGCGCATAATACAATTCTTTCCGATAGGCAAAAGTTTCCGTTAATACCAACATCCGTTTACGGGAATAAATTTCCAAATGGTTACGACAAGGTTATGGAAACCATTACGCCGGAGCAAGTAGTAGAAACAATACAGCAAACACTTAGTAATAAAAAGTAGTTTATATCGCGATTGGTTTTGCTTCTATCGATTTAAAGTATTGTCTTAGTTGAGCCATGAAGCGATATTTCCTTGCGCTCGGAGCTGTGCCCACCATTAAAGTGCGTATGCCAAAATAGGAACTTATGAGATAGGTAGCTACCGCTTCACAATCCACATGCCTATCTATATAACCATTATATTTTCCTTTTTGTAGTGTAGAAACTAGGTTTACTTCCCAAATGGAAACAATATCACCCAAATGCTTCATAATATTCTCATTCTTCCCCTGAAATTCTGTTAGGAAGTTACTTAATATACATCCAAAATCCATCTCATTGTGCACAGCCGTTTCAAGGGCATCATCAAAGCAATTCGTTATAAGTTCTAACGGATTATCATGACCTTCAATCGGTTCAATTAATGTACTGTAAACTTTTCTAGCCATTAAGTTTTGAACGATCTGTAGGAAGAAATCCTCCTTAGATTCAAAATGATAATAGAAAGCTCCTTTGGAGAGGGATAATTTCTTTAAAATATCGTCTACACTGGTATTGAAGTATCCTTTCGTATAAAACAATTCCAATCCGGTTACTTGCATGCGTTGCATGGTAGCCATGCGTTTTAAAGTTTTGTCCATTATTTCAAGATTTGGGTTAATCCGACCATTTGGTCTATACAAAGAACCCATGGATGAATGTTAAACATGGTTTCTTTAGTTGTACTTACGGAAAAAATCGGTCAAAGTTCATATTCTCGATGTATTACCTAAATTTTTAAAGTGGTTACAGACTGGGTAGTCGGTTAAAGTGTAGAACTTTTGCGCTAAAAACCTTTTGTAAAAACAATAGTTTGATTCTAGTGGGTTATAATGTTAGGATAATGTGGGAGATGAAATAACCAATACTATCCTTATTTTTGAATAGACCAGTTAAACCATATCCTTATGCACACAAAAAAGAAGTATTCCATTCTAGAAATGGTCCTATGGACCAGATTTGAAACATTACTATTTATTGCAATAATTAGTATTTGCGTTGCCGGCTACTTCTTTTTGGACCTGCAATGGTTAGAAATACCTTGGACACCGTTGGCTTTGATAGGAACAGCGGTGGCTTTCGTCATCGGGTTTCAGAACAACTCGTCCTATGGTCGAATTTGGGAAGCGCGTAAAATATGGGGAGGTATTGTAAATACCTCTAGAACGTTCGGCATGTTCCTACAGGACATGATAACAAACGAATATTGTCAAACAACAGTTTCCCAAGGGGAATTGGAAAAGGAAATTAAGATATTGACCTATCGTCATATCGCATGGATGACTGCATTGCGCTACGCTATGCGAGCCCCTAAACCTTGGGAAACGATACTGAAGCAACGAACTGATCGTGAATGGGGTCTGCTTCCGCCAGAAATGGAAAATAAATTGGAAAACGATTTGGAGCTTTACATCTCAAAAGAGGACTTAAATTCCATTTTACAAAAAAGCAATAAACAGACCGCTTTGCTCTACCTACAATCGCATCATCTTAGAAAATTAAAGGAGAAAGGGCTTATTTGGGAATTTTCTTTTTTAGAGTTAGAAGGTGTTCTTCAGAAACTATTTACGCTCCAAGGCCAAAGCGAAAGAATTAAGAATTTTCCCTATCCTAGGCATTTTGCTACACTTAATCATTATTTTATGTGGGTCTTTATATTGGTACTCCCTTTGGCGCTTGTCCCGCAATTTGGAGAAATTGGCAGTAAAATAGCTACATCAAATCCAGTTATTGGTAAATTCTTTGTCTGGGCAACCATTCCCTTTTATGTAATTGTTGCCTGGATATTTCACACTATGGAAAGGATTGGACGAACTGGTGAGAACCCTTTCGAAGGTTCTGCTAATGATGTGCCTATCTCCACCATAGCAAGAGGAATTGAGATTGACCTAAGACAGAATTTAGGAGAAGGGGCCGATGACATTCCAAAACAGTTTCCCGAAAAGCATCATACGCAGTTTTAAATACAGGTCAGTGTTTAAAATGGCAAAAGAGGTCGATTAGGACTACGCTACCGTACCCTGACAACTACTTCCAGCTCCAGCCGTACAGCCATAACAATGTTGTGAAATAATGATGTTCCTGTCGTTTAACAAATCCTCGTTATAATCTTTAATGTGTTTTACTTTGCTCGCCACCTTCAGGTCCAGCATTTGGTTAAAATCACAATCGTACAACCAACCGTCCCAGCTTATGGAAATCGTGTTGGTACACATGACGTTTGCCACAGCGGAAGGGTTATAAGCCTCAACCAGGGCATACATATAGTCCTCATAGTTCTCGGAAGCAATCAAATAATCTAAGAAACGTGCGATAGGGAGGTTGGTTATGGCAAATAGATTATGGAACTGAATGCCGAAATCTTCATCCAATGCCTTTTTAAAGTCCTTTTCCATGGCCGCTTGGTCTCCTGGCAGGTACGCGCCAGAGGGATTATAGACCAAATCCAATCTCAACGAACTTCCCGGCATACCGTATCCACGTTTATTGAGTTCTTGCAGGGCTTTTATCGATTTGTCAAAAACGCCATCACCACGTTGTTTATCCGTTTTACCACGGGTATAATGTGGCATGGAGGAAATAACATGAACGTTATGCTTCTTAAAGAAATCCGGTAAATCGTAGTATTTTTTATTCGCACGGATTATGGTAAGGTTGGACCTTACAATAAAATCCTTGATGCCTGCTTTGGCGGCCTCTTCTACAAACCATCTAAAATCAGGGTTCATTTCAGGAGCTCCTCCGGTTAAATCCAATGTATGCGCCTCGGTATTCTTAATGACCTCCAAACATTGCATCATGGTTTCGCGGGTCATAATCTCTTTTCGGTCAGGTCCTGCATCCACATGACAGTGTTCACAGACCTGGTTGCACATATACCCCACGTTTATCTGTAGTATTTCAAGCTTTTTTGGCCGCAACGGAAAGTGTCCAATTTTTGAAATCTTATCCTTGAAATAGGGGAGTTCCCCATCGGCAAAGATTCCTCCGTTTAAAATATCGAGCTGTCTTTTGCTTTCTGCTAGCTCGTTTCCTTTTGCTTTTAATGATTTTGTAGCCATTTCTTTTTTTATTTTGATTCACGGTTTTCCGTTAATCGTTGTCCTTCTAATTCCAACAACTAACAACAGAAAACGATCAACTATTTACATCGATAATTTATCATACTTGTTCATCATCTGTACTCCGTGTACCAAGGTTGCACCACTTTCAATAGCGGCTCCAACATGCACGGCTTCCATCATTTCTTCTTTGGTAATGCCCTTTTGTAAACCATCTTTGGTATAGGCATCAATACAGTAAGGACATTTTACTACATGGGAAACTGCCAAGGCAATTAATGATTTCTCCCTAGCACTTAGTGCGCCTTCTTCGAAAACCTTACCATAATAATCAAAGAATTTGGTGCCGAGCTCTTCGCTCCATTCCGTAATCTTACCAAATTTTCTGAGGTCCTTTGGATCGTAATAAGAATCTGCCATCTTTTTTTGTGTTTTAAGTTCTTTATTTGCTGTACTCGATTTGTCTAAATTGATCGGGATACCTTGTTCCATTTTTTCCAGTTCCGGAAGTATTTCCATATTGTCCCAAATACCGGAGGACAAGGTGTCCGCATATGCTTCAGGTAAGTGATTTCTGAACATCAACTGTTGAGCGGTCTTATAATCATATTCAAAAGACCGATGAGTATATTTTATTTCTTCACCATCCGTTTCCAATACCATATACCACACTCTGGTCGTGCCGTCATTTGCAGGCATGCCTATAACCCCTGGGTTTAGCCATAACTTATCTTTTAGGGATTGATGGAATGGGAGTCCGCAGTGTCCAGCTATAATCACATCACTTTGGGTATTTTCAAAGCATTTTTCCTTACTGTCATGGGCATTGGATTTGAATATAAATTCTGACGTATTCCCGTAATTACCATGAACCACGCTAATTTTCTTTCCATTGTATTCAAAACCTATATTTTCCGGAATTTCAGAAATCCATTGTAAGGATTCATTCGATAACCGCCCTTTGGTATATGGAAACCATAGTTTGGAAAAACTATCGCATCGCCCACCGGCTTTAAAATCACACCCACAGTCCTCACTATCGTTTGCTAGTTGTAATTCTACGTTTCCAGCGATACTAAGAGCATCCCATTTTCTAAATAATCGAATGGTTTCCTCCGGTTGTGCGCAATATCCGGTAATGTCACCCGTACAAATGCAGTTCTCCGGGGCAATACCTTCTGTTTTAGCAATTGAAATTAACTGCTCCAATGCCTGTAGGTTGCCATACACGCCCCCAAAAAGCAATAGCTTACCAGTTTTTGTCCCGATATGTCTTATCTCTTTATCCATGTGGGTATAAAATAGAGTAAAATACAGGTTAGGATACCCCAGAAATTAATCCAGAGTAAATCCGCATATTTTCCAGTGGTAAATATCATAGATTCCGGAAACCAACTGAAAATCAGCAAAAATCCGAATAAAATCCCACAAAATACACTTAGGTGAAAACTGATTTTAGGGGCTTTTCCCCCCAAAAAAGAAAAATTGGGGTCAAACCAATGACCATCGTTCCGCTTATGGTAGTGGCCGATAATATTTCGGCATCAAGAAATACAGGAATTGTACCCAAAATGGCGATGGCTACCATGGACCACCGACCAAATTTTAACGAATTACCCATTTTTAAATCGATAGCGGCTAATTTTGAAAACGACGAAAAGGTCGAATCCAAGGTGGAGGCTGCCGAGGTTATCATAATAAAATTGATAATCAGTAACAATACTAATCCGAAAGCTTTTCCAACCTCAACTGCCGCTTGCCCCTTCATGCCTTGCGATTGCGCATACACACCGATTATACTAAAAAGTACAATACAAAGCCCGCCAATGATGCTAGCTAAGAGAAAACTTTTCAGCGTCACCCTCGGACTGCTTAAAAACCCTCTGTCCGTTAAAACAGGGTCATGGAAGGGATAACTTAGGGATTGTAGAATGGCGGCGAACAATAGGTTCAGTCCCATTTCAAAAGACCAAACCCCTGAATTACTTGCCGTAAAACCGTCTTCAGTAGTGAAGATTGCGCCCAAAATTACCAACAAAAGGACCGAGAACAGGCCCATTTGAATGACATCCGTAAATATGGAACTGCTCATTCCTCCCTTTAGAACATAAGCCAATGTAAGTGCGGTAAATACCAAAATGGACCAATAATAGGGACTAGAGCCAATATCCCCAAAATAGGAGCCGATAACCATGGTGTTACTCCATACCTCATTAAAAAGGCGAATTGCTATTAAAATGGAAAATACCGCCACCGCCCCTTGTCCAAATTTCGAGGTCAGGAAATGATGAATGCTCTGATATTTACCGTGTAACCTCATTTTATAAATTACAATGCCGGCCACGGCGAAGGAAACATAGTATCCTGCGTAGGCCACTCCTCCCACTATACCGTAATCCAATCCTAAATTGGCTGCATTGGTGATGCTCTTGGCAAAAATCCAAGAGATGATTAAACTACCCATTAGCATAAAGGTGCTGGGTGTTCTTTTCTTTTGTACCGCCTTAAAAAACTGGTTGGTATTTTTTGCTAATGGGGAGAGCAGGAACAATGCCAAACTGGACACTATTATTAAACTCCATTGCCAAATTTTTACCTCAGTCATTAGTATTATCTATTCGTCCCACCACACAGGTGAATTTATGCTATTCCCATCCGTTTTAGCTGCCGCTGCTTCATAATTGACGGAATTTAACGCCTGCTCCTCTGCCGGATAGGGCATACGCACTGGAATTAAATCGTTATTTAAACTCGCTGAAATTGTCTTTAATTGTGGAAATCCGGTCCTTCGATATTCTATCCAGCCTTCATATCCATTAATGATATTTGCGATCCATTTTTGGGTAATGATATTTTCTAAGGGATTCCCGTTGCCATATGCACCCTCTGCTAGTAGATAATCTGCGGGCAATGTTGTGTTCCAGTACTCAAAAGCATGTACAACACCGGTTTCATACAAGTCCTGTGCATCGGCAGATATTAAACCACGTTCCGCGGCTTCTGCCAATAGGAAATACGTCTCCCAACTTGTCATAAAATTGGCGTCTAAAGCACTCGTACTTTCCCTGAAGATGCTTCCGGCCAAAGAATAGTCCGCTAAAACAACGGCATTTTGTGTGGCGTCAACACCGTTCAAAAGCCCATTGAACTCTTGTGCTGATGTACTGTTAGAAAATGGACGGAACAAGACGGATAATCTGGGGTCGTTTAGGTCTGTCAAAATTTCCTCCATGGTCTCCGATAGCACAAAATTGTTGAAATCGCCAATTCTTAATCGGGCTAAGCGAAAATTATTGGGCTCCCCATTATTAAAATCGAAGGTGGCATTTTGCACGTTTTCACGTATGAATCCATTACTATCAAACAGTGATTGCAATGCACTGGCATTGTCCCGAACACTAGAGGTACGTATCAAAAATTTAATCTGGAGTGAGCGGGCAAAACGCAACCACGCTTCTAAATCGCCATCAAACAGAATGTCGCCCTCTAAAGGAATGGTGCCGGAATAGTCTTCAATAGCTGCTATTCCTTTTTCAAGATTATCGAAAATACCGCCTTCCGCCAGATAGATATCCTCCTGTGCATCATAGACCGGGGTAACGGTCCCTATTTTTCCTTTGAAACCCTGAGAATAAGGAACATCCCCAAACATATCGGTCAAAGCTCCCGCCATATAGGCTTTTAGAATCCGAGCAGGACCCTCGTAGACAGCAAAGGTCGGGTTCTCCTGGGCTAAGCGTAAAATTTCTTCATTGTCGCGAAGGTTGGTGTATAATATGGGCCAAGGATTACCACCCAACTGGGGCGATTTTAAGTCGTGCCTATCAAAAAGGTTAAAATCTAGTGCGGTTCTGTACTGCCCCAATAAATCCCCAGCGGTAAAACCTTCATACGACATTTGTTCACCATAATCATAGATTACTTGTCGTAATAACAAACTGGGCTGCACAGAAACAGGTTGATTTGGATTGGTGTTGATTTCTTCAAAGTCTTTGGTGCAAGAGGCAAAAAACACAAGTACAAATGTTAAACTCAAATACGATTTTATATATTTCATTTTACTTCTTCTTAAAAATTAAACCCCGCCTTAAAACCGATACTTCTTGTGGTGGCGTAGGACATATCCTCTATACCACTTACAAAACCTTGTCCCTGTACTGCCAATTGCTCCGGATCAAAATGTGGATTTTCGGTAATTGCGAACAAGTTTCTACCAATAAGTGAAAGTCTCAAACTGGCATCTTGCTGTAAAAATTTCAGGTTATCAAAGGTGTAACCAATGGAAAACTGTCGCAATTTTAAAAAGGAGGCATCATAGGTATTGTTTTCCTCATGGTTCCTATCATAAAATTGACGGTAATAACTTTCCGCTGTTACGGCTATGGTGTTGGGCACATAAACAGGATTTTCTACCGTACCTGTGTTTACAACGCCTTGCGGGACAATTCCTTCTTCTGGCCTAAAAGCGGTTTCAGCCAATTGTCCACCAACATTACCTAACGCCCTTGTTCGCGAGACAATGATTCCGCCTTGGCGCCAATCGAATAAAAAGCCCAAATCCCAACTCTTGTAATTGAACTGGTTGTTGAAACCTAACATAAAGTCAGGATTGAAATTTCCTAATTTTTGTAAGGTGTTGTCCGGAATGTAACGTCCTTCATCGGTTAGGATAAAATCACCATTTTCGTTTTTCAAATAACCCGTTCCGTACAAATCGCCAATACGTCCGCCCTCTTCCACCTGCACAAATACCGTTTGGTTTTGACTGTCGTAAATCCTAGAAAATGCCAAGGTTAAACGTCCATCATCTTGTGGTAAATCTTCCACAGTAGAACGATTGGTGCTAAAATTAAGGGTACTGTTCCATTTAAAATCTTGGGTAATCAAAGGTGTAACTCCCAGAATGATTTCCACCCCTATGGAACGCACTTTTCCGCCGTTGACTACCTGTTGGGTAAAACCTGATGAAATTCCAATGGGTAACGAAATAATCTGATCTTTGGTAACGGCATTGTAATAAGAGATATCCAGATTCAATCTATCACCAAAAAAGCGAACATCTGCCCCTACTTCAATTGCGGCTGTCTGCTCGGGCCTTAAATTGGGATTTGCAATGATGTTCTGGTCACTAAACGTTGGTTGTCCGTTCAAAGGTGTTTGCGCTATGAACGCACCTGTAGTCTGATACGGATTGGTATCATTACCCACTTGGGCGTAACTGGCACGGAGCTTTGCAAAAGACACTTCTTGCGGCATAGCTATGATTTCCGATAGGATTAAGCTGCTCGAAACGGAGGGATAAAAGAAGGAAACGTTATCCACGGAGAAAGGAGTGGCCAATGCGCTGGACCAATCGTTTCTGCCCGTAATATCCAGATATAGATAGTTCTTGTAACCAATTTTTGCCAAACCATAGAAACTATTGATTCGTTTATTGGATTCAAACTCGAATACTTCAACGGGTGAAGCGGCATTACTCAATCGGAATATTCCAGGTTGCGCCAAACTTGTTGTTTGGGATTGTGCAGTGAACGCTTTTTGGTCCAATCGGTTACCACCCAGTGAGACATCCACCTCAAAATCCCCAAAACTATTGTTGTAGTTTAAAAGGAAATCGGTATTGATCTCCCTGTAGAAAACATCGTGTTCCGCATATCCGCCATTTGAAAAACGATTGGAACTAAACGCCCTTCTGAACTGGCGTAGTTCACTGGAGTAATCCATTCCGGTACGGATGTTAGCGGTCAGATTATCAGCTATATCATAAGAAACGGAAACATTTCCAAAAACCCTATCCCGATTGAATGAGTTTCGATTTTCGAACAAAATAAAATAGGGATTGTCAAAAAATGTGTAGTTGAAGGAGTACTGCTGTAGACCTTCGAGACCGGGCTGCCAATAATTACGCAAACTGTTTATGTCCAAAGATCGAGGTCCCCAAGCTACCAAAGAGTAGTTTACGTTCTCCGAACCATATCCATTGGACGGTCTATTATCACTTTGAGAGTTTACATAGCTAATACTGGAATTAACGCGCAGCTTGTCCAAGGGACGAAAGTTTAAGCGCGCTGAGACGGTTTGTCTATCCAAATTAACCCCTGGTATGATGCTTTCACTTCGTAAATCAGTAAACGAGAGTCTAAAGTTACCTTTGTCGAAACCAGATGAGATGGCCAGATTGTTTATGAACGTAGTTCCCGTTTCATAGAAGTTCTTAAGATTATCTGGATGGGAGCGGAACTCCGTTGGTGTAATGGGCAAACCATTGTATACGGAGGTATCTCCACCACGTACTATAGTTCCATTCGGTAAGGTTACCGGACTATCAAATTGAGGAATTAAATTGCCAACATCCAGACGTGGCCCCCAACTGTAGGTGATATTATCGCTGGTACCGCCGCCAAGACCGTCTACAAATTCAAATACGCCAGCCTGACCTTGACCGTACTCATTTTGAAAGTCGGGGAGTTTGAAGGCGGAATCCACAAAAAAACTGGTATTATAACTTATTCCAAGCCCTTTACTCTTGGAGCCGTCCCTAGTTTCGATAACAATGACACCATTTGCGGCACGCGTACCATAAAGGGCCGCTGCGCTAGGTCCTTTTAGTACCGAAACTTCGGCAATGTCATCGGGATTTACCTCCATGGCGCCGTTCCCAAAATCGACTTCTTGGAAGCCAGCGGCGGCTTCATTGGTAAAGTTGAAGACTGAATTGTTGTTAATGGGAACCCCATCTACAATAAATAGCGGATTATTGTTCGAGAACGATGCCTCTCCTCGGATGGTAATTTTGGAGGAAGATCCTACTCCTGTAGCACCTTGATTGATGGTCACCCCTGCAAGTTTACCGCTCAAGTTGTCCAAAAAGTTAACTGATTTGACCTCGGTGATTCCTTCCGCATCTAAGCTTTGCACAACGTATCCCAATTCTTTGGTCTCCCGTTTAAGGCCTAGGGCGGTCAAAACGACTTCATTCAGTTGTTCTGAAGATTCCGAAAGCGTAACGTCCAATATACTTACATTGTTAATGGGTACAGTTTTAGTTTCGTAACCTAAAATTGAAAATTTTAAGGCACCTGATAGATTAGGGACTTCTATACTGTATTTGCCTGCCTCATTGGTAATGGTACCCTTATTCGTTCCCGATAATTGTACGTTTACATAAGGAATAGGTTGCCCGGTGGTATCCTTTACCGAACCAGAAATGGTTTCTTGGGCTAACGTGATAGTAGTTATGAATAGGCTCACAACCAACAATAGATACTTCATTTAAAAACAGTGAATGAATTAACAATTCGGATCGATAGCTACAATCCGTTCAAAATGCACTAAGAATGAAGTAATATGGGAGAGCCTTTGTTAAAAATCTGGTGAAGATAGATGGAAGAAAACTGACCACTAACTGCATCTATAATTTTGTTTTCAAGCCCGATAATAAGTGCAAGTAGATGTACTAACGTTGACGAAATAGACTTTCTAAAAGATGTCAATCGCTTTACATCATTTAGATTGTCCAAATCGCCCAGTGCAGGCAATTTATAGACAAGTGCCTCTGTTTGGTCCAAAAGGACTGAAATACGGTTTAAAAGGCTAAAACGTTGCCATGGTAGCTTTTTAAAATTTTCAGCATCGAATTTTGACTTATGAATGCCCATGAGGTAGAATCCACCATCCAAGGAAGGGCCCAAAACGGTTTTTCCTGCTTTTAAAGCTTTTTCCGTTTCAATTAAATGTCTTGTTTGTAATTGGGGAGTATCATTACCAATGGTAATGATATTTTCAAAGCCTTGGTCGAATACGGTTTGAATGGCATTCGAAAAACGTTCGCCAAAAGACTTGCCTACTTGTTCTTTTTCCGAAACATGAAAATAAGGAAGCCCTGATTTTCGAACCTTTGCCAGCGTTTCATGTGTAAGCCTATCAAATAAAAGCTTCCCCTTAAGCATAGGTTTATGCAACAATTCCTCATGGGAAGAATTGGCAAATACCAGAACAGCAGTTGTAACGGGGAATTTCAAAGCACTTTTATTTTCTCTAACAAACTTACGATAAATACTATATAAAGGTTTGGTCGAAGTTCATAAAAGATGATTACGGGTATTGGAAATTTCCTTTTGGAACTGACCGGCTAGTCGATTTGTTGAACGCTATAGTTATTGATGCATAGTTGAAACACGTATGAACTATCAAAATACATCGGTAAACGGGCTAATCTAAATTATTAGGGGTCGCTTAAAGAGATTTAACCAACCAACAAGTCTAAAAACCTTCTTAAAATCCATGAAATTTTAAAAATAATTTAGCATTCATTGATCATTTTCTGGCATAGGATTTGTCTAAAACGCAACGGTAATAGTTCTTTAAAAATTTTGTCACTATGGAAAAGTTAGCTTACGGGCTTTCGCTTTTGATGGTGGTTTATATCGCTTTCTTATACCTAACGGTAAAATTACTGGGACAGGATATCTTAAAAGGAAAACACAATTCCTTTTCAATCGTAAAAAAAGAAAAGCGGCCACCGGCAGAGAAACCCATAAAGAAATGAAAATAGAAAATTGTCATTTTGACAGCGATTAAAATGTCAAATTTTCATGGTAAAATACATTTATAGTATTTTACAAATAATTGATAGATAGTTGTTTAACCTTAAATTTATGTAGTTATGAGCACTTTAGTGAGCTTGCCCAAAAATGATACTGTAAGCGGACCTAGCTTAAATTCTTGGATAGACGAATGGTTAGGTAAGGATATCATTTTTAGGTCCAACACCAAGATTAACACAGGAATTACCCTTCCCGCCCTTTAAAAAAAGGATATCAACTATTATTACGCACATGTTAACATTAATCGTCTTAATGGTTTTAAGATGGATGAAGAAAAACAGAATTAATTAAAAATAGATTAGAAATATGAAAAATGATTTGAATAAACAG
This sequence is a window from Maribacter aestuarii. Protein-coding genes within it:
- a CDS encoding SusC/RagA family TonB-linked outer membrane protein, encoding MKYLLLVVSLFITTITLAQETISGSVKDTTGQPIPYVNVQLSGTNKGTITNEAGKYSIEVPNLSGALKFSILGYETKTVPINNVSILDVTLSESSEQLNEVVLTALGLKRETKELGYVVQSLDAEGITEVKSVNFLDNLSGKLAGVTINQGATGVGSSSKITIRGEASFSNNNPLFIVDGVPINNNSVFNFTNEAAAGFQEVDFGNGAMEVNPDDIAEVSVLKGPSAAALYGTRAANGVIVIETRDGSKSKGLGISYNTSFFVDSAFKLPDFQNEYGQGQAGVFEFVDGLGGGTSDNITYSWGPRLDVGNLIPQFDSPVTLPNGTIVRGGDTSVYNGLPITPTEFRSHPDNLKNFYETGTTFINNLAISSGFDKGNFRLSFTDLRSESIIPGVNLDRQTVSARLNFRPLDKLRVNSSISYVNSQSDNRPSNGYGSENVNYSLVAWGPRSLDINSLRNYWQPGLEGLQQYSFNYTFFDNPYFILFENRNSFNRDRVFGNVSVSYDIADNLTANIRTGMDYSSELRQFRRAFSSNRFSNGGYAEHDVFYREINTDFLLNYNNSFGDFEVDVSLGGNRLDQKAFTAQSQTTSLAQPGIFRLSNAASPVEVFEFESNKRINSFYGLAKIGYKNYLYLDITGRNDWSSALATPFSVDNVSFFYPSVSSSLILSEIIAMPQEVSFAKLRASYAQVGNDTNPYQTTGAFIAQTPLNGQPTFSDQNIIANPNLRPEQTAAIEVGADVRFFGDRLNLDISYYNAVTKDQIISLPIGISSGFTQQVVNGGKVRSIGVEIILGVTPLITQDFKWNSTLNFSTNRSTVEDLPQDDGRLTLAFSRIYDSQNQTVFVQVEEGGRIGDLYGTGYLKNENGDFILTDEGRYIPDNTLQKLGNFNPDFMLGFNNQFNYKSWDLGFLFDWRQGGIIVSRTRALGNVGGQLAETAFRPEEGIVPQGVVNTGTVENPVYVPNTIAVTAESYYRQFYDRNHEENNTYDASFLKLRQFSIGYTFDNLKFLQQDASLRLSLIGRNLFAITENPHFDPEQLAVQGQGFVSGIEDMSYATTRSIGFKAGFNF
- a CDS encoding TIGR04282 family arsenosugar biosynthesis glycosyltransferase yields the protein MKFPVTTAVLVFANSSHEELLHKPMLKGKLLFDRLTHETLAKVRKSGLPYFHVSEKEQVGKSFGERFSNAIQTVFDQGFENIITIGNDTPQLQTRHLIETEKALKAGKTVLGPSLDGGFYLMGIHKSKFDAENFKKLPWQRFSLLNRISVLLDQTEALVYKLPALGDLDNLNDVKRLTSFRKSISSTLVHLLALIIGLENKIIDAVSGQFSSIYLHQIFNKGSPILLHS